DNA from Pelobacter propionicus DSM 2379:
CACCGGCTCCACCGCCACCGACACCACCGGCTCCGGCACCGTGAGCCCCTCCAGCACCAGGGGGTGGCCCGCATCGCAGAGGGTATCGCCGGTAAAGGTTTCCCGGAAGCCGAGCACGGCCACGATGTCGCCGGCAGCGGCCTCGGTGAGGTCCTCGCGCCGATGGGAGTGCATGCGGAACAGACGCCCCACCCGTTCGCTGACACCGCGGCTGGCGTTCAGAAGAGTCGCCCCGAAACGGAGCGTGCCGGAATAGATGCGCAGATAGGTGAGCATGCGCCCCTCGTCGCACATAACCTTGAAGGCCAGTGCCCGCAGGGGAGCGGCCGGGTCGCAGCCCACGGTTTCATGGCGCTCGTCACGGGGGTTGCGCCCCACCAGTGCCGGAACCTCGTGCGGCGAGGGGAGGTACAGGCCGACGGCGTCCAAGAGCGGCTGAATCCCCTTGTTGCGCAGCGCCGAGCCCAGCAGGACCGGAAAGATGCGACAGGCCAGGGTAGCGCTGCGTAGGGCCAGCCGCAGACGCTCCGTCGAAACCCGCCTCCCCTCCAGGAAATCGGCCAGGATCGAGTCGTCGAAATCGGCCAGCGCCTCGGTCAGCCGCAGGCGTTCCTCCCCCACCCGCTCCACGCACTCCAGCGGCAGCGGCCGGCGCAGCATGGTCTTTCCCAGGTCTCCCCTGTCGAACAGGAGCGCCTCTTCAGTCAGCAGGTCGATCACGCCGCTGAAATCAGCCTCATCCCCCAAAGGGAGTTGCAGCAGGATCGGCCGCGCCCCCAGGCGCTCCTCCATCTGGCTCAGGGTCCGTGCATGGTCGGCGCCGACCCGGTCCATCTTGTTGATGAAGCAGATGCGCGGCACAGCGTAGCGGTCGGCCTGACGCCAGACCGACTCGCTCTGGGGCTGGACCCCCTCCACGGCGCTGAAGATGGCCACCGCCCCGTCCAGGACGCGCATACTGCGCTCCACCTCGATGGTAAAATCGATGTGGCCGGGGGTGTCGATCAGGTTGATGCGCAGGTCCCCCCAGCGGCAACTGGTGGCTGTGGCGGTGATGGTGATGCCCCGCTCCTGCTCCTGGGGCATCCAGTCCATGACCGCCTGGCCGTTGTGCACCTCGCCCATCTTGTGGGTCTCGCCGCTGTAGAAGAGGATTCGTTCCGATACGGTGGTCTTGCCGGCGTCGATGTGGGAGATGATGCCGATATTGCGGATGGATTCGTGGGACAAAATAACCGTTCTCCTGGGCCTGATCTGGCTGTTCAAGCGTTAAAAGCTCACCAAGTATAGCGCGGAACGGCAGCGGCGCAACGGCGGGAGCGTTTATCATTCCATTCGGGGAAGATACACTCTTCCAAGTATCTCAATCGAGTTCGCAGCATATCATCTCCTGAAAAGGGACAACCACATGACTGTCAATTATTTCGACAAAAAGTAGAACGTACTTTTCGTCCCACACCACACATTCAGCACATAAACACCTGAAATTAAATGATTATTTTATTCAACACTCGTTTTTTCCATGCTGTTGCATCCCTTTACACTATGCGGGTGAGGCGCAGAGCAGAAACAATAAACACATAAATATCAACAAATTAAATACTGGCATGTTTTTTGAATAATACATTAAATTATTTATAGCAGATTCTGCACACTTGATGCCTTCGCGAGAAGCCAACCGAGGTGAAGAAGGGGGAACGTCAAACCGGTATGCGCGTTAGCATGCACGGGTCTGTTCTGGTTTTTCCGTTCCTGGTGGCCCACACATCATACGGAATGAGTCCACTATGCCTTAGGGATGAAATGAGAAGCACACGACACCGCTTTTGAACCATCAGTTTGAACGGGGGGGTGAGCTTTGTTATTGTTCCAACCAAACACCGTATCCTCACCATCAAAAAGAAAACAGGGTATCCCGGCGCGCAAGCTACTGTGCGTGTCGCCTGACGGAGCACGTCAGGCCTCCGCCCAACCCCTTGCCGAAGAAGGCTGGGACATACTGACGGCACCTGACCTGAAACTGGCCAGGGAGTTGACCAGGCAGCATAAAGACTGTCATGTGGGACTGCTCTTTCTGAAAAGTGGTACGGATGCCTACCTGAACCAAATTGAAGAAGTCCTGATGGTGAACAACCAGATTGAATGGATTTCCGTCTTGCCCCCCGAATGCATGCAATCACGTGACCTCTGCGCATTCGTTATCAAGAACTCCTACGACTATCACACCCTTCCACTGGATATCCCCCGTTTGCATTTTATTCTCGGGCATGCATACGGCAAGGCTCTGCTGAAATGCAAAGTTGCCGGCAGGGAACAGGTTATCGGCCAGAACCAGATGATCGGAACAAGCGCGCCAATGCGTGACCTGTATGCAAGAATCATCAAAATACAAAAAGTCGAGTCACCCGTCCTTATCCACGGGGAGAGCGGTACGGGCAAGGAGCTTGCGGCGCGTGCGATTCACCAGAATTCATCGCGTTGCCAGGCGCCTTTTGTCGCGGTGAATTGCGGGGCCTTGCCGACACACCTCATCCAAAGCGAATTATTCGGACACGAGAAAGGGGCTTTTACCGGAGCAACCCAGAGAAAGATCGGCCGCATCGAATCGGCGGCGGGTGGAACCATCTTTCTGGACGAGATCGGAGATCTTTCACAGGAACTCCAGGTAAACCTTTTGCGGTTCTTGCAGGAAAAGACCATCGAGCGTGTCGGCTCAAACCAGACCATTGAAGTTGACGTGCGCGTTATAGCCGCTACCCATGTGAACCTGGAAAAAGCCGTGGAACAGGGTGTTTTTCGCGAGGACCTCTATTACCGACTGAATGTCCTGCGTCTGGATATTCCACCATTACGCGAACGAGTCGGGGACATAGAAATCCTGGCGCTCACTTTTTTTGAAAAATTCTCCGAAGAAAAGAACCCCGTGGTCAAGGGATTCAGCCAGCAGACCTTGAATATCATGGCTGAATATGACTGGCCGGGTAATGTTAGAGAAATGATAAATCGAATACGAAGGGCGATGGTGATGAGCGAGAACCGGCTGATCACACCCGCTGACCTGGAGCTGGACAATCTGGTGGTCTTAAACAAATCGCTATCGCTGGATGATGCGCGAGTGCTGGCGGAAACCGAGATAATCCAGCATTCCCTCATACAGAACAACAAGAATGTCTCCAAGACCGCGCGCGATCTCGGCGTATCGCGCGTTACGCTGTACAGGTTGATAAACAAACTGAATATCATCGTCTAGGAGCGTCTGGCATTGCAATCAACGCCTCAATCGGGGTTACGACAATGAGAAAAGAATCTCAGCTGCTTGTCCTTCTCGCTACTCTCGGCATTACACCTCTCTGTTACGCGGGGACCGCATCCACCCAGGAAGATACGATGGCATGGAAGCGGCTCAACGAGCTCGTGGAACGTCAAGGTAGACAACTGGAGGAACAGCAGCGCCAGATCGAAGCGCTGAAAAAGCGCCTGGGGATGGACAACGCCTCGTCCGAAGTTGGGCACAGCCAGTCGCATGTTGCCAAACCTGCCCCCCCCCCTTCTTCCGCCCCTGGCGATGCGGTGAAAAATGAGCAGGGCAAACAGCAGGTCGTTCAAACCAAAGAGGCCGGCCCAACGCAGGCGGTCGGACGCCCCCCCGCAAAACCAAACATTTCCCAGCAATACAAAGAAATTGAAGCCATCTTTTCCCAGCAGGGGGTGCTGACCCCCAAGGGCACCCTGGTATTTGAGCCATCCATGCAGTACTCGTTCTCCTCAGCCAACCGTGTCGTCTTGAACGGCTATACCATCATCCCCGCCATCACCATCGGCCTGATAGATGTGAGAAACGTCAACCACAACACCTACACGCCCGCCCTCACGACCCGCTACGGCCTGACCAACCGACTGGAACTGCAACTCTACGTGCCCTATGTATTCCGGGACGACTCGGCGGCTGCAAGTTCACTCAATATTGAAGACAGCGCCATCAATGAAAACACAAGGGTTTTCAATGCCGACGCCAGCCATCTGGGCGACGTGCAGTTCGGCCTGCGCTACCAGTTCAATATGCCTGCGGGTGGCGGCCCCATCTTCATCGGCGGCCTGCAGGCCAAGTCCGATACCGGGAAAGACCCGTTCCATGTGTCAACCGACGCGTCAGGGTATGCCACCGAGTTGCCCACGGGAACGGGATTCTGGAGCATTCAGCCGAGCCTGACGGCAATCATGCCGTCCGACCCGGTGGTCTTCTTTGGATCGGCCAGCTACATATACAACTTCGAGCGTTCGTACCAAGGCACCAAATGGGATCCGGGCAACACCATCGGCTTCAACCTGGGAATGGGGTTTTCCATGAACGAAAACATGTCCTTCAGCCTTGGTTACGGGCATTCCATCATAGACAAGACACGCGCAAACGGTCATGTACTCTCCAACTCCCGGACAACCACCCTGGGAAGCCTGCTGTTCGGCGCCTCGTACAAACTGAGCGACAGGGTAAACCTGAATTTCTCGGTGGAAGCCGGATTGACCGAGGACGCACCGGACGTGCAACTGACATTGCGGGTGCCGTTCAGCATATGATCGGCCGGATTTTCAAACCCCGGAGAGGGTGGACGAGGGAAATGCAAGGGCAAACTAGAGGGGGGAGGAGCGGTCGCCGAACAGGATTGTCGCGGCAGACAGGAGGCAGGCGAGCCGTGATCCGGCCCGAATGGATGGCGCCGTGCTTCAGTTGAGACGGACACACATCTGTCGCAGAGATTATTTTTCTTACTAATGAAGTACGTTACGCAATTGCTGGTCGATTCTCGACACCAGGTTTATGTCGCGAAGCATGCTGATACCGTTCACCGTTGCATCAATGATCGTCATGTTCTGGATGGTTTTCTGGTTTGCGCCATTCTGGATAAGTATCCGGTTTCCCATGTTCTGAACGAACGTCGCACTTTGCGACTGAAGATTGCTGATCTGTATCGGCGTTATGGCGTTTTGCACACCCAGGCCGGAGATATTCAGAGAGCTGGTCGTTTGCAGCACGCCATCCACGATAACGGCCTTCACGATCCCCAGTGATATTTCCAAACCGCCGCGCGCCACAAACCCGCCACGCATGCTGCTCAGATCATGGTCCGACACGACTCTCCATTCCTCGAATGCATCATTCATGGCCGCATATGCGGGACAGTTGGCTGACATGGCCATAAGCCCCATCACAAAAACCGCGCCTCTAATGTGTTTTCCCAGTAGAGTCGTCATGGCAGTACTCCTCCCGAACCAGGCAAAAGCATGGTTATGCTTGCCAGATCGCTGTTTTTCAGGGCGAGACCGAGTGGAGCCTTTTCCCTGACGCAGCGCCATTCTTCCAGACGATTGAAATTGTTTTCAGACCGGACGCTCCTGTTCCGGATGATAAACACCAGGCCGTTCCACATCTTTTCAAACTCGTTTCGCGCTACGATCCTCGTTCCCAGTCCCGGATCACCCACCAGCACCCTCTTGTCGGTCACCCCTTTCACCACCACGAAATGCCGGTACCCCTTCATATTGACCAGGACGATGGCCGGCACACCAGCCAGGGCCAGTTTGTCCAGCTCAACCCTGTAGCCATCGGCAAGGTAGCCATGGGCTTCCAGGAAGTATTTCATGTCCAGCAGCGAAAAGCCTTCACGACGAATTTTTTCCTGCTCGCCGTGGGTATACATCCATTTGAAGACTTCCTGCTCGCTGACCCGGTCTTCGTAGTGGTGCGTCAGCAGGGTGGCCAATGCCGCGGACCCGCAACTGAAGTCATATTTCTGGTGGATGGTCGAGCGGTAACGAGCCTCTTTCAGGCTCGTTACATTGCTGACAATGAGAGCACCACCCGACATGCCAGG
Protein-coding regions in this window:
- a CDS encoding C39 family peptidase, whose amino-acid sequence is MKRLLTIHTAILVVTLILAVARVDAGTVLVPGMSGGALIVSNVTSLKEARYRSTIHQKYDFSCGSAALATLLTHHYEDRVSEQEVFKWMYTHGEQEKIRREGFSLLDMKYFLEAHGYLADGYRVELDKLALAGVPAIVLVNMKGYRHFVVVKGVTDKRVLVGDPGLGTRIVARNEFEKMWNGLVFIIRNRSVRSENNFNRLEEWRCVREKAPLGLALKNSDLASITMLLPGSGGVLP
- the fusA gene encoding elongation factor G — its product is MSHESIRNIGIISHIDAGKTTVSERILFYSGETHKMGEVHNGQAVMDWMPQEQERGITITATATSCRWGDLRINLIDTPGHIDFTIEVERSMRVLDGAVAIFSAVEGVQPQSESVWRQADRYAVPRICFINKMDRVGADHARTLSQMEERLGARPILLQLPLGDEADFSGVIDLLTEEALLFDRGDLGKTMLRRPLPLECVERVGEERLRLTEALADFDDSILADFLEGRRVSTERLRLALRSATLACRIFPVLLGSALRNKGIQPLLDAVGLYLPSPHEVPALVGRNPRDERHETVGCDPAAPLRALAFKVMCDEGRMLTYLRIYSGTLRFGATLLNASRGVSERVGRLFRMHSHRREDLTEAAAGDIVAVLGFRETFTGDTLCDAGHPLVLEGLTVPEPVVSVAVEPVGNDDREKFPLALTRLRWEDPTFKVHEDEETGQTILTGMGELHLEVIIDRLEREQGVRVKSGRPRVVYREALRYEVQRRELFRFEREGKAEVGELLLRLTPLARGSGVSIVLPPATPHLVPSLLAVIEEDLRQGCMTGCCSGYRLTDLRVAVLEIPFEPGVTTETGLRAAAQRGGLMAAREAGPYLLEPIMALELSVPTEYLGKVLGALQQKRGRVEGVSASGENELIRATAPLAGMFGFMTELRSATRGRGSYTMEFLCFEEAPQEVQQRFGLV
- a CDS encoding transporter, giving the protein MAWKRLNELVERQGRQLEEQQRQIEALKKRLGMDNASSEVGHSQSHVAKPAPPPSSAPGDAVKNEQGKQQVVQTKEAGPTQAVGRPPAKPNISQQYKEIEAIFSQQGVLTPKGTLVFEPSMQYSFSSANRVVLNGYTIIPAITIGLIDVRNVNHNTYTPALTTRYGLTNRLELQLYVPYVFRDDSAAASSLNIEDSAINENTRVFNADASHLGDVQFGLRYQFNMPAGGGPIFIGGLQAKSDTGKDPFHVSTDASGYATELPTGTGFWSIQPSLTAIMPSDPVVFFGSASYIYNFERSYQGTKWDPGNTIGFNLGMGFSMNENMSFSLGYGHSIIDKTRANGHVLSNSRTTTLGSLLFGASYKLSDRVNLNFSVEAGLTEDAPDVQLTLRVPFSI
- a CDS encoding sigma-54 dependent transcriptional regulator codes for the protein MFQPNTVSSPSKRKQGIPARKLLCVSPDGARQASAQPLAEEGWDILTAPDLKLARELTRQHKDCHVGLLFLKSGTDAYLNQIEEVLMVNNQIEWISVLPPECMQSRDLCAFVIKNSYDYHTLPLDIPRLHFILGHAYGKALLKCKVAGREQVIGQNQMIGTSAPMRDLYARIIKIQKVESPVLIHGESGTGKELAARAIHQNSSRCQAPFVAVNCGALPTHLIQSELFGHEKGAFTGATQRKIGRIESAAGGTIFLDEIGDLSQELQVNLLRFLQEKTIERVGSNQTIEVDVRVIAATHVNLEKAVEQGVFREDLYYRLNVLRLDIPPLRERVGDIEILALTFFEKFSEEKNPVVKGFSQQTLNIMAEYDWPGNVREMINRIRRAMVMSENRLITPADLELDNLVVLNKSLSLDDARVLAETEIIQHSLIQNNKNVSKTARDLGVSRVTLYRLINKLNIIV
- a CDS encoding lipoprotein, whose translation is MTTLLGKHIRGAVFVMGLMAMSANCPAYAAMNDAFEEWRVVSDHDLSSMRGGFVARGGLEISLGIVKAVIVDGVLQTTSSLNISGLGVQNAITPIQISNLQSQSATFVQNMGNRILIQNGANQKTIQNMTIIDATVNGISMLRDINLVSRIDQQLRNVLH